The segment GAGGAAACTCTTATATATTGCGGTCATAAAGCCCCTATTAAGATTTTCTGGTCGTAACTTTCGATATTACTAGGAGATTGAAAAGCATGTGCCTGATTTGTGGCTATACACAACTATTGAGATAGAGAgacagaaagagaataatgtTATTGTGGACACTCACGCGCAGGATCTTGATATCGAAGATCTATATTCATAGAAGATGAAGTGAATCGACTAGAATCTTTACCTATAGCTCGAATATATAAAGCTTCCACGTCGTATAATGCAGCATCAAGTGCCCCTAAAAACAGTATGAtccaagagaaagaatgttGAGCAGTTGTGCATGATGAAAATGGGGGGATTACCCGGGAAGATCCTTGGGCCTcttggagagagaagagcagAATGGAAatataatctcaaaatacGCGATCGAGATTCCGAACTTTACGCGATCTTTTGACGAGAATGAGATCCAACCATCGCTTTTGCCTTTGCACTGTCGTTTCGTTTCTACCTCACACATGACTCTCAATATTctaacaaacaaacaagcaaacaaacaaacaacaatGGCAGATGCTGCCGAATAGTCTATCATGAATTAAGAGCTGAGTCAAAGTACAGCCCCTTTTGAGAGTGCAAGTGTGAGATAACATTCAACTTCAACTGCAATTACAAACTGTACAATATAGAATCCTGTTGTTGTAAGTTTGAGTAGACTGAATAAAAATTCTTCTGCTCCCAAAGATATGgctttatatattcttcctCGTTAAATTTCCAAAAGTTCTCATAATATAAGGAGTTAGATAGTATCAATCAGAAATATTGAACCCACCTTTTGGAACCAGCGCAAAAGATCTATAGTATCCCTCATGACTACCGATATCAAGAGTATATAAGATACGGAGAAGTTCCCTTAATCTATCAAGAGACAGATGAATAGATGCATACCCCAATCGGTAAAGTAAATCAGCCAGATCAGTTATAGAAAGTTCCATACGTTCATGATACATAGACTCCCAAgacaaatatatcttcaagtGACTTCGAAGCAGACAGACACCTTCATAGTGCAGGAAGACAATAAAGCATGGAAAGAATTCTTGAAAGCTCCGGAAAGTTAAGATTACCATGTTGCTTTCTCTAATTAATTTCGCTCCAGAAATTTAGTTGGTCTGGGTATCTAGATTAAGATATTCAACCCACGAAGTATTCTGATTgtcattcatctcatcgtGCTTGAATCTCACTATCGTTCCTCGCTCATTACTCATTCCTCCCACACACGTTAGATTACATTACATTCACCAAACCTCACTTTGTCCTCAACTCAGTATACTAGTGAGAGAACATTCAAGGAAAACTCAACAAGGTGAATTAATATCTCGCTGATATTCAGCACCTATACTAATCCGTCAATAACTTGCTATGATGCTGAAATTGATCGCAAGCTACTCCTCAAAATATCCTTTAAGTAGTATCAAAACGTCAAAGTTTTCTCCTCCCTTGGTTATATTATCAACTTACCGAGCCTCTTTGATCTAGTTTTGTTCATTGGTGGcttatttaaagaatttatctTTGATACCATAACTCCTACAATAAGTCTACCAGAAGGAAGCAATAAGACTGCTAGGCTAGAAATACACAAGCGTGAGCTACTGAGAAGGGACACGTATTATCTCCAATATTTCTACCTGTTCAGCTTCTTGATCTTAGTCTGATTACTTGAGCATCGGCAAATTACATTGATCATACTTTTTTACTGTCGTTAATTTTATCTTGTTATCCGGTTTCCACGAATCTTCACCCTCACATCGTCGTGAAGCATGACTTTTTGTACAACTATAATCTCAGACACCTTTACAGATAATGATACCTTAGCAACCAAGACCGATAAAGATTCCACAGTTCAACGGCACATACAATTTTTAACATCTTCCTTTCTCGAACATGAAACTAATCATTCAGAGCCACTCTCctacctcctcctcctcctgaCCAAGAACCAATGCCATAAGAAGTACAAAACCTCACCCACCCCCTCATCCAATAAAGTCATACAAAGACCTACCTCGGTTCCTTCACTACCCATCTAATCAGCTGTCCAAAAACTTCCCATACAAGTATCCCGGTACATAAATTCCCATCGTCGATTTAATCGTACTTCCTACCACTGTACCACGCATCACAATGCCATAATGCTCCTACCATGGCCATATCCCCACGCCCCTTCTGCCATTACCCGAGACACATTCCTATCTGCTCTgtcaaatcaataaaaaccacaccacaccacatcacatcacatcattcCACAGGACCCTGATTTCCCAACGTTCCCGTTCGTGTTACGCTATCATATTCTATCCTGTTCCGTCCTACCCTACCTCACCACCCCCATGCAACCTCCCGAACACGAGCCTGAGATGTAAAGAACAAATCCATAGGGAAATAGGAGTATCGACTCTCTAGCAAGAAATGTGAaaactcctctcctctcctctccttttctccCCTCCTCACGAAAGAGACAAAGTAAATGTAATCATGACGCCGAGACCCTTACTTACTTCCTTCCTTATTTGCTTGTGTGTATGCAGGtatataggtatatatatacacatacacgcacatacacacacatacatacatgttATTcccacaaaaaaaaaaaaagaaactaaTCCCAACACATCTTAACAAAAGCTCtaatacacacacatatatatatacatactaaAGCAGATCTCCTATCCTCATAACCAGCTAGAACActaaatgatataatataatataatctgaAAACGCCTATATACTCTGGCCTATACTTCTCATCATATTCTACAGAGAGTTAGTTATACTTgaaataagatatatatttttaaaaaaaaatagtgATAAAATTAgagataaatatatatatatatatatacaagtATATACACCTTAAACTTAAACATAGACTTAAACATAAGCAGCGCTAATAGCGTAAGACACAACACGACACGACATGACACGACACAGCATACATAGCATAGCATGAACCACTCCATCAATGTACCTACCCGGAGCAAAGTAAGCGAATAGATTCCCTATCAATCTATTAGCATagatgcatgcatgtatgatATGTTTTTGATTCAAACATCATCATTGCCCATAAAAACACAAGCTATTTTCCACTCGAAATCAATGCACATAACCCAAAATAAAAGGTAAAGTAGACTTATTGTGATTGTTGACCTGtccaatatataaacatcTCTATTCCCCGAGTCTCCATTCTATCCCTAAAAAACACTTGAGTGTAACCTGTCTTATCCCATCCTATCTAATCCATCTTATCCCataaatcccatcccaaactcCTAAAAATACCCCGCAATCCTAGAATTCCATCCATAAACTGTGTCCATTCAAATCTTCCCTAGCGCCATCTATGCTTATTCCCATGCCTATACATATACCAAATGAAGAAGCAGTATCCCCATTGATACCAAAGGTACAAATCATAATAAATCCTCACACTATCCCTCCAATACAATTCAACAAATGATCTTACTCCCCAAAAGACAATTCCGCTTTGTAGCCTTCACTCTGGCTTCGTTTAGTCCCCGTTTCTCCGCCTCACACCAAATCGCTACTTGTCCGCCGTATTTTATTTAACGTCGGTTTGCTAATGTTCGCAATTTATCTCTTTCAGATCGTTCATGGCGTGCTGGATGATAATCATGCTCTCTACCTTCACCTGCCCTCGGTTCTGCAGAATCATAATGTTTATGACTATCTCCATGGTTGATGACATGGTTGTGTCCACTTCTTGATGTTTTTCCttcgatatattttttttctaaaCGGAGAGAAACACGTTAGATCGGTGTTATACctaatgaagaagaaaaaatagtGAAGATAACTTTACATACCTGCAGCAGAATCTCTATATTTCACACTTTGTTCTCCACCACTTCCTCTAGATCCATAACCTTGCCCACTGCTTGATGAACGTCCCGACatatttgagtttgatcCGGTGTAATAATCGGATGAACGAGTTTCGTACGAGTATTgtgaagcttttgaagaagattccCGGTGATGAGTGATGGTAGTTctttgtgtgtatgtgtatccGCGAGAATCAGTGTATGACATCTGAGGTTCTTCGGATAGGTACTTTCGGAATCTTTATGTGCTTGATGTGCGAGGCAAAAGTTTGAGTTTATTATATCGTCCAAGGGCGTATAGGGCGTATGGGGTGTATAGGGCGCAGAATGGATAGTGGCAGTATTGTTTCAAATACCGTACGAATAAACTAATAGTTAATCTTGTCCAAATGAAAAAGCaaacaaaagagaaacaCCATACTTATtatagagaaagagaaacagAGAAATTGACTAATGAAATCATTCAATTGTTACCTGTTGTACACAGCAACTTTTCAAATAAGGCAAAACCATTGACAGAGAAGCCCAACAAGGACATTGCTCACTTCATCTGTCAATGACGGAGACAGTTTGAGCCCTCTACCCAATGGGTAGCTGCCTTTGGATGAGATATTGGATTCGAAACGGGCATTCCAATCCAATGAGTCACCAAACTAACGGACAATAACGTTCGGTGAATAGTTTCATCCAAGTACAACAAGATAATTGAGGTTAGATGGTGACGTCGACCTTGAATCTCGGGTACGAAACCAGGTGAAAAGGGAAACTAGAGTAAATAAGCTTAAGGCTCCCGCTGGGGGAGTGGTCGTGATCAAGAAGTGGAAACGGGGTATTCCCTATTCTCCATTACTTTGTTTGACACAGCCCGTGAGAATTGATCGAATGTAGACAGAGTGAAGGACGAATGTGGAGGCACGGGTGAAGTACGAGAGCACAGCCACCCGTTTCCTTCGGGCCCCTCCCTCATCTTTCCCTTGTGGCTTTCTGTGGGGCATTTTTTGGAGACAGGCAGGAAAGACAAGCAAGACAAGCAAGACGGATGGAAAGTTGCGGAAAGTTTTGGGATGTAAAACAGTACGAGAAGGTGATTTGACTGCGCAGGTGACgattgatgatggattgaatTATTGTGTTGCCTCGAATAAATCGTGTTGTGATGGGTTTCGAGGTTGAGGCTTCCGTTTCCTCAGCTGAAGTGGTTTAGTTCGTTTTTGCCTAGGTACCCAGGTGATTTGTTGACATTGAGTTGAGATCGATAAGCGCAAGGCGATGAGTCAAAAAGCTGAGTCTGGGGGCTTTGTATGACTGACTGTTGACTGACTGTTGACTGACTGTTGAGTGAATCACGCATCGGCAGTGCCATCGTTCTCGGTGTAcggatatgtatgtatgtacctcGAGATGAGGAGTTATAATATGCTAGGCACATACCAAGATGTGAAGAGCTTTCGAGTATCTCTTCGGTGAACAGCATGGCCGTATCCAAGGGGAGAGTtaacaagcaagcaagcaaacaagcaaacaaacataTAATCGAACCATCCCATTGCGAAGAGCAGAGGAGAGAAGCAGATgtaacaacaacaatggTGTTGTTCCAGAGAAAAACGAaatggagggaggggagatgGTGGAGTGAGATGGTGCTCACGTGATTCTATTTATCCAGTATCTGCGACTGACGATAGTGGCACGAGTGGATAACATTGCATTGTTCATATGTATCTAGCCATTAGTCATTCATGACTAACACTCATAGACAATtcctacctaggtactcaTGACAATgctattcacattcacatcgTGCTTACTTCATCTGTCATTTACATATACCTCGTTATCCACAATGGGCAACGGTGGATGTCTGTTTATTACATTGGCATTGTATCTATATCGTCCGCACCTATCCAGCTATTAgtcatccatcatctttccatctgATTGGCTAATACACACACAACGGAACCGAGAGAGCTTCATGCGGGACAAGGCTTCACCCCAAATTCACCCATTCACATCCGCAACCCTCAACGTGTCCAATACTTCTTTGTTGTGcaatctctcttctttgctttcaCATACACCTTGACACAATCACACTCACCATTCATCAGCagtaatcaatcaattgtcAATACCTTCCCTTCAACATGCgtctttcaacaatttccCTCCTTGCTCTCACTTCCTCGGTCCTCGCAGCCGAAGTTAAGATTGAAGTAACCAAAGCCGTAGAATGTGAGCGCAAAACTCAAGTGGGTGATAAGATCCATGTTCATTACCGAGGAAAtcttgaggaagatggaaaggttGGAAAGGAATTCGATGCTTCCTACAAGCGTGGATCTCCATTGAGCTTTGTGGTTGGAAAGGGTAGTGTTATTAAAGGGTATGTGCTTTTCCCCGGTTTGGAGTGTTGGCTACGAGAATGCCATGAATGGAAATACTAATGATTAATCTTGCAGATGGGATGACAATCTTCTCGATATGTGCATTGGTGAAAAGAGAGTTCTTACCATTCCTCCCGAGTTTGGTTATGGTGATAGAGCTATGGGTCCAATTCCAGCCAAGAGTACATTGAGTAAGTAACTTCTCAttcttatatcaaatatcctCTTCAAGAAATCCCTTTCACTGAACATCTCTACCCCTATTCCTCTGTCTGAATTCCTGTCGTATCAACAATACTAATCTTTCCTCCCCCACCAGTCTTCGAAACCGAACTCATGGGAATTGACGGTGTCCCCAAACCCGAAACCATTATTGAAAAGACCTCCTCGTCCGATGCAGTCGATAGCGCCACCGATAGCGCATCATCACTCTCGGATAAAGCTACCGAAAAAGCTACCGAAGCAGCAACAGGAGGTGTGAAAAGTGCCATTTCCGAAGCCGCAGAGGCGGTCAAGACGGCTCTTGCTGATTCTGATGGTGATGGACAGGAGCACAACGAGTTGTAGATGATTCaattgatggaaaagaaaatggaaatgctcAAAGGGTTTTGAAACATGGTCATGAAGCCCCGCATAGTAATGGCCATGAATTGTGAGGATGATTCGTGATGtggaaattgaatataaatagtaTGTATTTCCACCACTGGAAAGGCTATTTAGCAGAGAAGTGAAAGGGGGTTCAATGGGTCAATCACCCATTCCTTCAATCATGTTCATATGAAAATAAACATTCTCAAAATctgaatatatgaatatctCATATGGCTCATCCTTCTTTCTATACTATGTCATTCATTTCCTGCTTTAAGTTTGGTtgagatgtatatatacatatatgtatgGCTAGAAACTTGTCTCactcacaatcacaatcagtATTATCACGCGACTCCACCACAAACCATACCATCTGATATTATATCACATCGTGTATTAACTTCTAAATAACTATCCAGCTCCCATATTAACAATTATAGGGATGTGAAAATATGAGGGGAGTGAAACGATAGAGAGATCGGGCTGCGGGGCGTGTATGCTGGTATGCTAGAAGCTGGGAtgctgtctgtctgtctttCTGTCTTTCTGTCTattggagggaggggaatgaggatgggggatgggaatgagaaatagaaataggGGATGCGAAGTAAGATGtgagaaatggagaatgaagaattaagtgagaggggaggggaagttTGAGGAGGAATGGAGGaaaaggaggaggaagaagggggGGGAGAAAGGGGGAAGTGGGGAAGAGAATAGATGGGGAGTTTaagggaggaagaggaggaaaagggGGAGTGCAAAggtggaaaatggaaaaaaggaaagagtaTAGGGTATAGGGCATGGGAATAAGAGTGAAGAGAGGAGGGAATGGAAAATgagaggggaaaggggggaatTGAAGAGGAGGGAGTTGAGGTGGGAAGGAAAATaggggaagagaaagagagggggagaatgtatatatatccattcatcttctttttgtgGTTTATTGGCTTATTAGTAGAATAGTAGgtatcattatataaatggattgatgaatgaatgaatgaatgaatgaatgaatgaatgaatgaatgaatgatatatataatataatataacatatGATCTCTCTATTCATACAATCCCTATCTACTATCTacttatatatctatatctctctacattttatttatatgcATATCTTTAGACTCTGGTTATATGTCTTTACACttcatatacatacatatatatttattatactctaattatatataattaactTGTATGgctttgtattttatatacatatctctTTGTATCTTTCTATGTCTTGTTTATCTGATGTGGTGTTGTATGTATTTTATGTGGAACTTTTTCGTTGTgtattatttgtttgtttttggtcagtggatggatggatggatggatggatggatgagcgagtgagtgagtgtttATATCTGGGCCTGAATTTTTATTGGGATATGAGGATATGAGGGGTAGATAGTAGAGGAGTAGAGTATGGGAAGAAATGTTTaatacatctacatctacatctacatctacatctacatctacatctacattcAAATCTATCTATGGATAATTCAGCTGAATGATTGGAGTAGATTGGTGACTGGTGACTGGCGACTGGCGACTGGCGACTGGCGACTGGCAATTAATGATTATTTGTTAACTATTTcgataatttcttttctattaACTATTTTCTGACGATTGGCTATGGGGATGATTGGTCGATGAGTGGCGATTGGGGATCGGGGATTGGGGATCGGGGTTGAGTGATTGGTGGTTATGTGGTTATGTGGTTATGTGGTTATGTGGTTGTATGATTGTACGTAAGATATACTAGGAGGGGATTTTGTGGAGCGAATAGTGAAATAGATGGTCGAGGAGAGGGGTAGTAGGATGGATGGGACGATGCTGTGTCTGGGGAGGGGATGGTTGAAGGGGTGGTAGAATGTATTGTAGGGATATATATGTTGGGGTGAGGAAGAAATGCACGGAAGATTGTTTTTGGAAGAGTTTTAAGGAAAGGGGTGATGGAGTAGGGGGAGgaatggagggatggaggggggggaggagggaaataTACTGTTGgataagaatataaagattggATATGACATGGAGTGATGCTATTGGAATAGGGGGGGAGATAAGCAACTATCCAAGGAAATGAATAAGTGAGGGGTAAAGAAATAGAAGGGGCTGCGATTCGAGAGTAATATGATGCTGAGATGGTAGGATCGTAGGATGTATATTACGAAAGGTGGAAGGGTGGAATGAAGTAAGATATTTTGAGgggaagaatatatatttagaaatgtAATGTCTATCTAAAAAGagggggatggatggggttgGATGAGCTATacgtgtgtttgtgtgtgtgtgtgtgtgtgtgtgtagaGGAGATAAGAGGTTGAAGTGGACGGAGATGAATTCATGGGTTTGGATATGGTGGGCTGGAGGTGGTTATGGATGTATAGACATGGATatagatatggatatggatatatacagatgaagatatatatcacTCCAACCTTGTATGGTataaggaaagaaagactCAAGTAGATGAGGGAAGATTGGTGAGAACGACAGGGGGGTTCGTCTGTTTATTTGTATTGTATCTGACTAGCTCtagagatttatattatgCAGACACGTATTCATTCTCCATCGTCGTGATAAATACTCttcctttttgaatctttcaGATTTGAAATAGGTATTCACTACAACATAATGAGGACTAGGCAGGTAGTGATAGATTGTGATCATGGTCATCTATCTGTGATGGTTTTATTGATATACGCGAGTACTTCGTACGGAACCGAAGGTAGAGATACTCCATCTTGAGGCTAGATggatgatagatagatagataaataaatatacctggtatatcaaaatatcaatgtGTCGAATATTAAATCCATACTAGGATTTCTCAgacaaaaacacaaaatatTCTACTTTCTGATCGCCGACCAAGTAGAGTGGGGATGAGTgtttgaattaaaagaaagcttcccttcatttcaataatgGCAGGGCTCATCTCGTACTACTAGACGTATCCCCAACCTTTGAAAAATATGATGAAATTgctatggatggatgtacgTACCATGCAAAGCAGACAAAGTCACTATACAACCATGTACTTTCGTCTGATATCGATGAGAATATTCTTCTTTGGATATCTCGTCGACAGACAAGCACCTAGTAGGTATCCAAGCTTCATACATACTGCACACACAGACTTCAGCTATCTCCTGATAGATCCAGATCTATATCCACACAAACCCGTGTTTGATGCGCAAGAACGGAGGTGTCTCCGTAGTCCATTCATGCAAGATCCATTTCTGAGATCGCGGAACACAGACTGTCCTCCGTACAGTGTTCGTGGCACAGGAGGCAGAACTACTAAGATCGATCCACTCAAGCACAGaatcaaaagcaaataaCCAGAAACATCGACGCGCGCGTGGAGAAATCGTCTCCATAAATAAGATAGCTTCATACATGTAGGCGTATGACTGATACCCACCTCGGCGCATACACTTGATGTGCTGTGTGTGTTGTAGTATCCACAATCTCATGTTCTAACCGTATACCCCAGTTCTCGAATGCACTTATCTTGGTACTTACTGTACCTGGTGAGTTGAACCATGTGATTCGTTCTATTCTTGTCACATTTGTCTTTCTTCAGTCTTCATTGGCCTCCGTAGatcaatcatttattttGCAGATGGTctagatggagatgaatgtgGAAGTACAATGATCTGCACACACACCTGTCAGTCCCGAATTTTGGTGACGCCTTTGTTGATGTACTGCGAGGTATCGAAATTCGCCCAGCAGAGAGGCGTCTGCatcaatataattacatCATTATCAACGGTATCAACAATATTATGCAGGAGATCCGACAAGGGGGTCAAATGTTAACTTTAACACCTGACCTCTAGACCTGGAGGCTTTATGAAACGTAGATACCCTAGACTCCAATCTGGATTGAATGGCGGGTGTATTCACCAATCATTGGATATTCAGTCAGCCGCATGGCAATCGTACATTTACCATGTTCTGTTTAGAACTCCATGCATGGCCATCTTACATCACCATACCGCGTTTGGAACCATGGTGAGGTCTGTCTCGGTCTGGCCGTCTAGTACATGATTACTATTCAATGTGCTCGTTTGTACTCAATATTACCTGAAGAAGCAATCAGCACCATTTCCGTGCCTCTTTGCATCTCTTTGCACCTCGTTGCAAATCTTGAGAGGATTCGAACTGCCGTTCTCCACAGCAGTGAAGTCATATCGTTACACCTATCGGTAGGTAGCTAGACACTAGGTAGATAGACTCGGTAGTAGGCAGAAAGCAGATGAGGTATTTACCAACCTTCTTATTAGTACCGGAGGCTCACGAAACATCGCTCATAACTCACTAAACACAGATCTCGACCAACCTCCCTAGCATCCTCGGAACTACCCATTTGGGGACGCAACCCCGTCTCTGCATATCCGTCTCCCCGAACTATCTAGGTACCGTTCTCCACCCCGTTCCCGGTAGTCCTAATTGACATCTCGAAATATCTTCAGAATTCCCTTGATAGGTAGTCAGCTCCGTCATCAACAACCTCCATTTGCCCATCCGATATCCGAGGGTTCGTGACACACACCGTATCCATACAAATCTCCGAGATCTGCAGCTTCCAAAACCAAACGGCTTGCCCTGCTACACGTCTGTATGTTGCACCATTTGTGCTCCTC is part of the Botrytis cinerea B05.10 chromosome 1, complete sequence genome and harbors:
- the Bcfpr2 gene encoding Bcfpr2, which codes for MRLSTISLLALTSSVLAAEVKIEVTKAVECERKTQVGDKIHVHYRGNLEEDGKVGKEFDASYKRGSPLSFVVGKGSVIKGWDDNLLDMCIGEKRVLTIPPEFGYGDRAMGPIPAKSTLIFETELMGIDGVPKPETIIEKTSSSDAVDSATDSASSLSDKATEKATEAATGGAQRVVDDSIDGKENGNAQRVLKHGHEAPHSNGHEL
- the Bcfpr2 gene encoding Bcfpr2; this encodes MRLSTISLLALTSSVLAAEVKIEVTKAVECERKTQVGDKIHVHYRGNLEEDGKVGKEFDASYKRGSPLSFVVGKGSVIKGWDDNLLDMCIGEKRVLTIPPEFGYGDRAMGPIPAKSTLIFETELMGIDGVPKPETIIEKTSSSDAVDSATDSASSLSDKATEKATEAATGGVKSAISEAAEAVKTALADSDGDGQEHNEL